Genomic DNA from Longimicrobium sp.:
AGGGCGCCGGATGTCCGGTTTTGGGACGGGCGATTCCCAGCGCTGAACGGAGGCGCCTCGGGTCCTCGCGGCGAGGGCGTTGCGGGGCAACGGGTTGCGCGGGCGCACCGGTAGGAACGCATGTCGCTCAGTAGAGACGCCGTACTACCCCTTCGTTCCCCGCTTGAGCCATCGCCATGGAACCGCTGATCCAGGACGTCCGCTTCGCCGCTCGCTCGCTGCGCCGCACCCCCGGTTTCGCGCTGGCGGCCGTGCTCACCCTGGCCCTGGGGATCGGGGCGGGGACGACGGTGTTCTCGGCGGCGCAGGCGCTTCTGCTGCGCCCGCTCCCCTTTCGCGACGCGGAGCGGCTGGCGGAGGTGTCGCTCTCCACGCAGAGGGGCACGGTGTTCGTGACCGCCTCCGATGCGCTGCGCAGGGCGGTGGCGGAGGAGCGGCGCGTGGTGCAGGGGGTGGCGGGGACGCTGGAGGAGGGGGTGAGCCTGCGCGCCGCCGACGGGCCCGGCGTGGCCAACGGGGTGCTGGTGACGGACGACTACTTCGGCGTGATGGACGTGCGGCCGGGGATCGGGCGCTGGCCCGCGGCGGCCGACGAGGCCGCCATCTCCAACCCGCTCTGGCGGTCGCGCTTCGGCGGCGACCCGGCGGTGCTGGGGAGCACGGTGCGGATCAACGGGCAGCCGTTCCGCCTGGTGGGCGTGGCCCCGGCGGAGCTCACCGCGGCCTGGATCGGGGACCGGCCGGAGGTCTGGCTTCCCATCGCCGCGGCGCCGCGGGTGCTGCGCGGCGGGGCCCGGCGCAGCTTCGGGGTGAACCTGGTGGCGCGCCTGCGTCCAGGCGTCACCCATGCGCAAGCGGAGGCGGCGCTCACGGCCGTGGTGCGCGCCAACCGCGATCCGCGGGAGGGAGAGTTCGCGCCCGACGCCGTGGTGCTGCGGGAGGTGAGCCCGATGTCGTGGTCCCGCAAGGAAGACGTCACCGGCGCGCTGCGGCTCCTGGCGCTCGCCACCTCGCTGGTGCTGCTGGCGGCGTGCGTCAACGTGGCCGGCATCCTGGCCGCCCGCGCAACCGCGCGCGCCCGCGATACGGCGCTGCGCATGTCGCTGGGCGCCACGCGCGCGCGGGTGGTGGGCGGCATCGTGGCCGAGGCGATGCTCCTTACCTTCGCGGGCGCCGCGGCCGGCGTCCTCCTCTCCACCTGGTTCGGGCGGCTGCTGATGGCGCTCCCCTGGCCCGAGGCGGTGGCCGTGGAGCTGGTGCCCGACGCGCGGGTGTGGGCCTTCGCCCTGGTTCTGGCGCTCGTCACCGGCGCCGCCATCAGCATCGTCCCGGTGCTGCAGACCGCTTCGGCGGACGTGGTGCCGCTCCTCAAGGGCGCGACGGAGCTGAAGCGCGGCGGGCGCGGGTGGATGCGCGGCGCCCTGGTGTCCGCGCAGATCGCCCTCTCGCTCCTCCTGCTGCTGGGCGCGGGGCTCTTCATGCGCGCGCTGGACCGCGCGTGGAGCGTGGACCCCGGCTTCGACCCGGCGGGCGTCCTCACCACCACACTGGACCTGAGCCCCAGCGGCTACGATCCCGCGCAGGCCGCCCAGTTCTTCGACCGCCTGCAGGAGCGCGCCCGCGCGCTTCCCGGCGTGGAGTCGGCCGCGCTCTCGATGAGCGTCCCCTTCTCGCAGGCCAACGGGGGGATGATCCATGCCTCGGTCCCCGGCCACACGCCGAAGCCGGGCGAGATGCCCTTCATGATGCTGAACGCCGTCTCCGCCGACTTTTTCCGCACGCTGCGCCTGCCCGTGCTCAAGGGGCGCGGCTTCACC
This window encodes:
- a CDS encoding ABC transporter permease, which codes for MEPLIQDVRFAARSLRRTPGFALAAVLTLALGIGAGTTVFSAAQALLLRPLPFRDAERLAEVSLSTQRGTVFVTASDALRRAVAEERRVVQGVAGTLEEGVSLRAADGPGVANGVLVTDDYFGVMDVRPGIGRWPAAADEAAISNPLWRSRFGGDPAVLGSTVRINGQPFRLVGVAPAELTAAWIGDRPEVWLPIAAAPRVLRGGARRSFGVNLVARLRPGVTHAQAEAALTAVVRANRDPREGEFAPDAVVLREVSPMSWSRKEDVTGALRLLALATSLVLLAACVNVAGILAARATARARDTALRMSLGATRARVVGGIVAEAMLLTFAGAAAGVLLSTWFGRLLMALPWPEAVAVELVPDARVWAFALVLALVTGAAISIVPVLQTASADVVPLLKGATELKRGGRGWMRGALVSAQIALSLLLLLGAGLFMRALDRAWSVDPGFDPAGVLTTTLDLSPSGYDPAQAAQFFDRLQERARALPGVESAALSMSVPFSQANGGMIHASVPGHTPKPGEMPFMMLNAVSADFFRTLRLPVLKGRGFTAADEKADVAVVSEALAARYWPDGNALGKSIMMGEKPLQVIGVVREAKLRSLGETPNGLLYLPMAQAPTMPERTLNVRVREGQEGPVAAALAAEVRRLDREVPLPTFRSLRDLIGDSLLAQRLGALLVGAFGAAGLLLACVGVYGAMSYTVGQRTREIGVRMALGAQTAQVLKLVLGQGVVLAAAGIGAGLIAAVAATRVVGHLLYGVSATDPLTFATVSLLLAATTLVATYLPARRAARVDPMVALRSE